A genomic region of Ictidomys tridecemlineatus isolate mIctTri1 chromosome 10, mIctTri1.hap1, whole genome shotgun sequence contains the following coding sequences:
- the LOC144367638 gene encoding uncharacterized protein LOC144367638 has translation TDQSCSNHLELQVPASGGTEDVGNLLENHFSAGDASLEEKERALNADAAPGDKNLLLHYPDHREAESSEQTATGAPPADTGPGPEPEASLSNASASESAPPGDATGTGEEEKGPPVAGTLLPGGDKGPVEEERPELSLGEGPGEEEAGLGHPTLGTSSGEAEGQEESDKEARGVLGDSSMQGAVSGVTEPEALGASPREEDKEAHTPEAEGKGSPGPDHQLVEPNGAPITTSAGEESESDKDTEAGEGAEDQPQPQADDALEAEGEGIPEPDHPPAELDGIPVATPMGVELEAEPDTEAGEGSKNLGEPSLSQEAGLATEASEASGDAQSSSTRETQEDLPPEGWAPGMPEEEPDEASSEEEGGEEGESEEEGGVPSKEESGEDSGDGASSEEEGGTSQEAGEPQEAAEATNSGQEGAQLGTEGLNTGSEGGEAQDSDAKEPEEGHQGRGNPVIAPQGRN, from the coding sequence ACTGACCAATCATGTTCTAATCATTTAGAACTGCAAGTCCCTGCTTCGGGTGGCACAGAAGATGTTGGCAATTTGTTGGAGAATCATTTCTCTGCTGGAGACGCAAGtctagaggaaaaagaaagggcgCTTAATGCAGATGCGGCCCCTGGAGACAAGAATCTGCTCCTTCACTACCCAGACCACAGGGAGGCTGAGAGCTCGGAGCAGACCGCCACCGGGGCCCCTCCTGCTGACACTGGCCCAGGCCCCGAGCCAGAAGCCAGCCTCTCCAATGCCTCAGCCTCAGAGTCAGCTCCACCTGGGGATGCTACAGGGactggggaggaagagaaggggccaCCAGTGGCAGGCACCCTCCTTCCAGGAGGGGATAAGGGTCCCGTGGAAGAGGAGAGACCAGAGCTCAGTTTGGGAGAGGGACCAGGAGAGgaagaggctgggctggggcatCCCACTTTGGGAACTTCCAGTGGGGAGGCAGAGGGACAGGAGGAGAGTGACAAGGAAGCCAGGGGAGTCCTAGGAGACAGCTCCATGCAGGGAGCAGTATCAGGGGTGACAGAGCCTGAAGCCTTGGGAGCCTCTCCTAGGGAAGAGGATAAAGAGGCCCACACCCCAGAGGCAGAAGGCAAGGGCAGCCCAGGGCCTGATCACCAGCTGGTAGAGCCAAATGGAGCCCCCATCACCACATCTGCTGGAGAAGAGTCAGAGAGTGACAAGGACACAgaagctggggagggggctgaggaccagccacagccccaggccgaTGATGCCCTGGAGGCAGAAGGCGAGGGCATCCCAGAGCCTGACCACCCACCAGCAGAGCTAGATGGAATCCCTGTGGCCACACCTATGGGAGTAGAGTTGGAGGCTGAACCGGACACAGAAGCCGGGGAGGGGTCCAAGAACCTGGGGGAACCCAGCCTCAGCCAGGAGGCTGGCCTAGCCACAGAGGCCAGTGAAGCGTCTGGGGATGCCCAGAGCTCCAGCACCAGGGAGACCCAGGAGGACCTTCCCCCTGAGGGCTGGGCACCAGGGATGCCTGAGGAGGAGCCAGATGAGGCCTCCTCTGAAGAAGAGGGTGGTGAAGAAGGTGAAagtgaggaggaaggaggagttcCATCCAAAGAAGAGTCTGGAGAAGACAGTGGCGATGGGGCTAGCTCAGAAGAGGAAGGGGGCACCTCCCAGGAGGCTGGGGAGCCCCAGGAAGCAGCAGAAGCCACGAACTCTGGGCAGGAAGGGGCCCAGCTTGGCACAGAGGGATTAAATACAGGGTCTGAGGGTGGCGAGGCCCAGGACTCTGATGCAAAGGAGCCGGAAGAGGGACATCAGGGGAGGGGGAATCCTGTAATTGCTCCTCAGGGTAGGAATTGA